tttttcctcttttgtttGCAGTGTTGGATCACTCCTAGGTTGCAGAGCAGAGATACTGCAACTTGATGTTACAGATGTGAAAATGGACTGTTTCTGACAGAATGAGGTAATCTTATATTACATAATAGATTTGGGCTGCCCTTTCTTATGTGGTTTTTAAATTCTGCATTTGCTGTTGCAGGAACACAGGTTTATTGGGCTTTAGTGATACAAATGGCCTTTTGCAATTGATGAAAAGAAAGATGTCTCGTATTCTCTGCTTCTGAAATCAACTGCGACTAGTCTCTTCTTTTACTGCTCCGCTTGGTTCTTAGCTGTGTAATTTTGTCCCCGGCTATAATTGGGTTTCATACCCCCTTTGAGGTAAGTGGGCATATGGCTAATAATTGTTGAGATTAAATTTATCCTTTCTTATCGGTTTAACCTTTTGGAATAAACAgtcaaatagataaatttaatagtTTGCTTATGTTCAACCATAACTTCCAAAACCAAAACCGTCTGTTCAGAATTATCCTTTCTTTCATGGTTTCATGGACACAAGGAGTTCAAGGTGAAAGTAAACAGTGCTGAagttttgtaaatttttctgaTATGGATCCTGGACCACTGACTCTttgtggtcatttttcagcttTGAAATTCAAAAGGTAAAATCCTCCGAATTATTTCTCTTAGTCGAAATGATGTCCTTGCTCCTCTCATATATCTGCTacgagtaatattagatataaacaTTAGGTATGCAAATCTCgtgcagatttttctttttaaaaaaaagtagatctcactaggaaaaatatttatttgttttacactTTGATGATATCTACTTTTTCTGTTTAAGATTTGTATATTTAGAACTTGTACAAATAATTACTTATATctaattatggttttatttcATGTATTCTTCTGTGTACTCGACCTCTGAGCTTATTGGGTGCACCGTCACTTTCTTCTATACTTTATTCCTTAGCTACGTCTCTGAATGCATGCATAACAACGATCAAACCACCTCAATTTCGTAAAAGATTTTACACGATATATAATAACGTTCTTGGGAACCTTCAAGCTGAAGCCCACAAGATATGGCTAACGGACTCATCCAAACCCCTCAATACGGTCCATGGATCCATGTCCAGGCCCTTAGGACGTACTAAGTCAATAATCAAAGTATTGGCAAAGCTCATTCTACGTGAGCCGAAGGAGaaatattctcaaatttttGGATGAACTTAAAAAGCTTCGAGTAAAATTTCTCTTCCAAACACACTTTTTAAGAGAATATCAGATCATTTGTGAAtagttaataatttaagaatagTAGTGACATAGTAATTAATAGTTTGGTAGTAAActgtttataaattttataaataatggtAAAATAGTTGAAAGTAATCCCAAACATACATTCAAGGTTTTGCCTGAACTTTAAGACTATTTGGACGTAAAGAGTATTTCAGATGATATGTaagtaataatgaaatagtttatcattagtttatgaatagtaggGAAGGAGTTTGAGAATATCTGAAAACAATTGTGTTTCCAAACAAGACTTTAAAGAGACCTTGAGCCGGCCTGGTAGAACATCTAATCAGAGCTCCGAAGTTAGTAAAAATACTGGTCTATCAAACGTCCAATGTTCTCTCTCCATACGGCTTAAATTGATATTTCGCAGTagaattggaaagaaaaaaagcacTTCCCAAATCAGTTAAAACAATAGCTCGCAAGACCAGTTACAGATAATTTCAAATAATCatcataaaatttcaaaaaaataatattgcataTATGTGGTTAATTTTCTTTGCTGTGgatgttatttataaataagaaagatgaaCAACAAAATATTTGATCGCCAACTCTTCATAATCTTGTATTCATCCAATCGATCAATCCATGATGTTCCAACGATCACATTCGCCTTTGCATCTAGTCGATCCATGAAGCATCCAACATCTTCGCCATAAAACCGTAACGGTCAGCAGCTTCATCAATCTGTAAGTAGAAGAGCGAGTGGCAGATAATTAAAAATCAGAGAATAACCAATAACCATTTCAGtttagaaaagggaaaaaacgcAAGAAGAAGTATATGTTAAGCGTTACCAATTTCTGTGTAGGACGTCCAGCCCCATGTCCGGCCTTACACTCGATGCGACCAATGATAGGATTGACTTGGGGGCTCTTCTCCAAGCTCGTGCAAAGAACATATTGCATGGTCTGACAATGAACAAAAAATTCATGACTAACATTGATCCATTCATGGCAAACCGTGATGATAACAACATCATTGAAGAAAATCTAAAATAGCAGTTAACATACCAAAAACTCAATCAAAACACAATATACACTGTTCCACCGATTAGTTTACTATTACTAGAACTATAATTGGCAACTTGATAGCATAAAATTATTCATGCATTATGCTTGGGGGAAAAGGGCTAATGACTTCTAGCTTTCTGTCAAATATAAAGACTAACCGCCAATAACTTCAATGAGTGCAATGGCACAACCCTATCGTCATGATCAGCAGTCAATAACATTGTGGGTGGGTACTGGGAAGGTTGATCCGGATGCTGTTCCCAAGGTCTCCTGACATTATGCAGTGGAGAATACCTATAATGAACAATAAAATCATCTGTGAGAAACATCCGGTCTTTCACAAGTGAAGAAGCCTAACACATCAATTCCATAGAAAACCATCTGGTGGTAACAAAAGGTAAGGtaagtcttttttctttttcttttttcgttttttgCCAAGTCAAAATGTACGATAGTTGTTTTCATAAGGTACTAAAAGCTCAAAAGTGGTGAAGTCGAAAACAGAAATATTCGATCAACATCTAACATAATTCAGGCTTCTGTGAACATATATAATCATGGCCAATACTCAGTCATGGAAAATAACACCCAACCATGTAAATAATATCTTGGAGTATGAATCTAGAAAGAAAACTGGATATGCATACTGCTAGAACTACAGGGTAAAAATAAGCATAACAATTATGCATCCACAAAGGAATAGTTGGGGATAAATGACTTCCAACTTCTACATCACAAGATTGCGAAAAGTTGCTATTGTTCAAGTTTCCCATATGTTATACAGTCATAACGTAAAGGTTATAACTATTGCCACAAAGTGTGTTAAAACTTAAGAGCTTACTATCAGATTCTTGATATGGGAGGAACTTTACTCACTTGATTAGCCAATGGAACTCTTCCTCTTTGTctgaacaaccaaaatcagaagtcCACGCATGGCCTAGAAAGCAAATCTGATTCAGTACATGATTTCAAAAAATGCTAACTTGTTGAGCCCATCAATTTAAACTAACCTATGGTGAACTTATGGAATCGCAGCATGTCCATAACCCCAACATGAGCCAAAGCACAACCAAAAAGATCAGGtttctgcaaaaagaaaaaatgcacTCAAAATGACTATCATGAGAAACGACCAAGAATACAACAGAGTAAATGCACCATCTGATACAGCAATACCTGATTTATGCAAGCCCCTATAAGAAGCCCACCATTGCTTCCACCTTCAATACACAACTTCTTGGGCTGGGTATAACCAGCAGATATAAGGTATTCGCCAGCAGAAATGAAGTCATCAAAGCAATTCTGCTTCTTTGCAAGTGAGCCTGCTTTATGCCATTCCTCTCCATACTCTCCACCACCACGAATGTTTGCTATGCAATAAACAGTGCCTAGATGCCTTGTGAGTACAATACGACCAACACTGAATGATGGTGTAAGACTAACGTTAAATCCACCATATCCATATAACAAACAAGGGTGTGATCCATCCAAAAGAATATTCTTTCTGGCAATGATGAACATTGGTATCTTGGTACCATCCTTACTGGTTGCAAAAACCTGTAGATGTAATCAAGCAAGATGAACacccaattttttgtttttttttttttttttgtgtttggggggggggggggggggggggtgtcaAAGTCAAACACACAACTCAGAGGAATCGAGAGGCAGAGAAGAATAGCTGCCCCTAATCATACAAGCAAATGCAGATTGGCAAGAAGTTAGTTAAAGTAGTTAGGGCCTCACCAAGTTAACAAGATAACAATATACCTGATCAACATGAAACTCCGAGTGATCAAACCCAGGAACAACAATTTCACGAAATGTCTTCAACTTAGGGACTTCGGCTTCTAAGTTGCACTGATAAATAATACCAGGGCTAAGAAAGCTAGTAAACCCAATAAAAACAATACTATCTTCACGCCTTGCAGAAATCCCATAAACTGTCCCAATGTCAATGGGCAATTGATGAAGGAAGGAACCTGACATCAAGTCCCTTATCTGCAGAATATACTTAACATCACTCAAGTATCTCACAATCATTTGGTTACCATTAACGGCACAAGCTGATTCAAGCACATCATTCTCTGCCTCTTGGATAACATCACTCCAAACAGTTGGTTCCTTCAGATCTACTCGAACTAACTTATACTTTGGTGCATCTTTATTTGTTCGAAAAGTAAATACCGTGTCATCATTTGCAATCACACGATACTGCGCGCCAAATTCATCAATATGCTTAATAAATGGGAGCAAATCATTTTTTCCCTTTAGACCTACAAGCCCATTAGGAAGTACAGACAGATCACAGTAATAAAATTTGTTGACAGGGTCACAATCCTCCTCAATGTACAAAAGAACATACTgcacaaaaacataaaaagggAATCAGTTTGATGGAGATCCATTTAGAAGTTATACATTTGCATTCTTATCTTTGCCATGTTGTTTAGGAACTATAGCTCATGCATGCacataacatgtatataagaacCATATATGGATCTTAATCATATGCACACTTAAGAGGCTGTTGGAGTAGAAAGACTCAACAAGGCATGATGATGATACTTCATCTGAAACTCCAGTTTGCTTTCAGTTCAATTATATATCTTCTCATTTAACCTATAGTTGAGACTGTTATATCATCACTTCAAAATATTCTCTGTCCAAGAGACAACAAAGAAATGTAACAAAGCCAGTGTGCTATTTGGTGCATGCTACTAGGTTACCCAAATTACCTTTCATGGTACAACTTTGATTCTAACACTAATCAAGGCAGCacatcatctaatcattaccatTTCTCCTGCAAGAATGCCACTGAGTTATTCTTCCCATTTACAGAAAGCCTTTAGTCTAATTTGGATTCTCCTGAAGCCACTGAGTAATTCAAACTTGCTTGGGGACAAGCTTAAAGGAAAGCTTTACTCAAATGCTACATCAGAACCACCTCTCAGGGCTGGAAGTAAACTAAAGAGTTGAGAACACATTAATACTCGAAAAAGATGGGCCAATTTCATATATGGCCAATAGATATAGAagcattttaaagaaatataatcaTTGACGACATGCTACACATAGGGTAAAAAAAGGCCTAAGCATCATTAGATTAACATCAACACGAGTGGACGCTAATCTGGTATAACCATAATACCATGAAATGAGAAATGAATTACCTTCCCATCATCTGTAACGTCAGCTGTAAACATGTATTTCGGATTTTCAGAGTCTCTCCAGCATAAAATATCTTCAGACTGATTCGTGCCCAAGAGATGATAGTATAACTCATGGTAAAGGTTAGAATTAGTCTCCGTCCCAGCGTCTATATTTTCTCCCTCTCTACAGGAAAACACAACTATCATTATGGATTGAGGGGAACAATCTATGAAATCTCAAGCATAAGCAATATCTTATTATGGTTCGTAACTCAAGAATATTATGGCAATTACTTCTTTTACCCGATCAGCCAAGGAAACAGCTCAGAACTCATTTTGATATTTCACATAAATGTGAGATGATCACTTACTTGGGAGCAGGGTATCGGCTATAGAAAAACCCTTTGCCATCATGTGTCCAACTAATAGACGAAAACTTAACCTGCATTGCAACATATATAACCCCTTTCATTAGCATTATTGAGAGAAGGCactctcttcctttttcccccACCTTTCTGAATGAATAAAACGCCCACTAAGATAAGATACTCACCCATGATAAAGTATCAGCTTCAACCTTTTTGTCGTCAACCCGCATTACTTTGATTGTCACCCAATCGCTACCACTCGTACTAAGCCCGTAAGCCAAGTACTTGGCATCCTCACTAACCGAAAGCATGTTTAAAGAGACAGTTCCATCTTCACTAAGCACATTTGGATCCAGCAATACTTCAGGTTTTCCGTCCAAGCTATCCTGGATAGAGAACCGGACATGAATTGTGAATATTCAGTGTGTAAACAAAAAACCTTTAGCTCTGCTAATTCCATTTCCAGCCCACAAACCTGTGCGTAGAGGACGTTCTGGGCTTGAAGCCCAGTGTTGTGAAAGTAAAAGTACTTGTCCCCTCGCCTGAAAGGCGCATCGTAACGCGGATAATCGAAAAGTTTCGTGATCTTCTCGCGAAGCTTCTCTCTCGACTCGCATTTCTCGAGCACCGATTCAGTCAATTTCACCTGCTTTTGCACAAAATCTTTCACTTCCTCTGCGTCAGGATCCTCAAGCCTAAACAtagaaaataagagataaaGAAAGAAGATCTCAATCAAATTCGCTCCAATATTCTCAAAACAACGTAGTCATTACAAAACTCTCCAGAGAAacctttccaatttttttttttcagagaaAGATAACACAAAGTTGTTCTTATCCAGCTCATCGATTAAAACCTCCATTGGAATCAAGAAGAGAACTCCTGGAATCACATACGGTTTTGGAGTGACAATCCATTTCGTTTAATTACCATCGATAAGGGTCGGCGACCTTAACACCGTGGTAGTCGTCGACGACGGACTCGTCCCTGCGAGCAGTCGGGTAGAGCAACGGTTCTTCCACGGCACAAAGGGAACCCATTGTACGGCTTGAGCACGAAGAAACAGAGgtagaagatttgaaaattttaaaatatggctCGGGCTTTGGATTTGGGGTCTGTTTGACTTTGAGTAAACGCAAGCGGTGGCTTAATATAGCGAGACATAGTTGGCGGCGGGTGTTTCGGGGGATATTGAAAGCGGGAAAAGTGAAAATGGCGTGAGTGTGGCGAGCGTATGACAACATAGTTACGCCGCTTTCTGCGGCCGATTCCAACCCTGGAAGCTAAAGCGGGTGGGCGAGAGGAGAATAATGTGGCCAACGGTGTCGCCATTTTGTGTCGATTATGTTGCAATGCTGCTTGTTGGACCGCTGTCAGCGTCTATAGTCTCGACTCTTCATCGCCAACCAATAAGCCATACGCTACCCTCGTCTCGTGTAATTATCATGCAACATGGATTTTAAATTATCTTCTACTTTTTCTATTCTGCTTCTCATTCTccttttatcttaaaatatttttaagtgcagttatttttatagattttttatacactttattaacataatttattataatataatttattataaattcttttaaaataaatcaattacattaattgaacgtgtaaaaaatatacaaaaatattataggtTGAAGAACTTTTTCTAACAGATCATTCGCATCGAACACTGGATcatttaaatgaataataattattattattagtctGAAATTGTACTGTAAAAAGATGAAATGTTTAAACCATTTCatttgtttatattattttttggaaaatacAAATTATTTAAAGTTGTTCATTACCTGGGCCGTGTTGGTAAACAAAACAGGcaatcaattttattttgtttttaaaagaagAGTCAATCAATCTTAAGATTAAGGGTGAGTATCGGCTGGTCCAAACTGGTAAAACTGACTGGATCGGCCATTTCGATCCGGACCAAACTGGAGTGAGAGTAGGTCTGGTCGGTCTTGGTCCGAAATCTCTTAGACCGATTGATTTCGGTCCCGGTCCCAATCCAGGAGTTTTTTGCCTTGAACCGGACCGaatgattaatatattatttaatatattttattatttatataatatttataattgtatataattatttataatttttatctaacctaataggctaatatttatcatactaattattaatatttataattttatactaatactaatatttatactaacttaCTAAGACTAAGACTAAATCACTACTAGTTAATAGttattacatgatatttacatatagttattactTATTAGACTATACTACATaagttaaattaatatctttaagttattatctattagtactagtgtaactagtgttattacatattattagttagtAGTTAGCAGTTagtagttattagactatagtaatttgtaaataaattaataaatattactaattaactatatactaatagactactagtagtagtattagtattagtgtattactaatatatataatagtatagtattagttatatatatattaaattaatatctttaagttattatctattagtactagtgtaactactaactagtgttattgcatattattagtttgtagttattacatctagttattagactatagtaaataagttaataaatattactaattcactatatactataatactaATAGAGTAATAgtattcctttaaaaaaaaaattagagtaatagtattagtatatagtaaattactaatactaataatatatataatagtatactattagttatatacttatatatatattaaattaatatcaaaagataattatataagtattaaatatattctcttggatataaaaataaataaaaaaattgtcacTAAATATACTCTAAGTCTCTAAGTAActaagttagtaataaataataaagtaacaattaactagtgtattttttagtgagttaattaaataatacacattaaatagtttacttaaatatatttttactaacttattaattatttttattgtttagaattaGAATTTAGAAGTGGAAAGTGAAAACACATCTCACTTTCTCAATTAGAGTATTATTCAATTCTGAAATTAGGGAGGGACTGAAAACGGCGCTGGTTTCAGTAAAATTGGACCTAAACCAGTTTTAAAAACTCGGTTGCGTGAAACGTTGCCGTTTCACCcaacacatatttttttccaaaatctactaatgaaacggcaccgtttgggGTTATAAAAATAACcccaaacggtgccgtttcattAGTAGATTTTGCCTTCCCCCCGATTccatcccctctctctctctctctctctctctctctctctctctctgaactcAAAAGAAGTCACTAAAACCCTAGTCGTGCTGTGCGCATCGCCTCGGAACCAACCGGACCGTAACCCATTGCCGTGCGGCGTGCCGTTGCCCATTCGTTGCCCCGTACAAACCTTTTAAGAGTTAAGCCCCTTCGCCTGTAATACGAGGTGCTGAATcgccgatctctctctctctctctctctctctctctctctctctctctatctattatataatttttatatcttaGATTCTTacctattagttattatttttgttaatttagttGATAGTTGTAGATATTAGgcttgtttgtgtgctggatagttgtggattttaggatGGTTTGTGTGCTAGATGGTGGTGGATATTAGGGGTGTTTGTGTGCTACGGACCTCCAATGTTTGTGACTTTCAATTTTCATGGCTTTCTAGCTGATTGAACAAAATAATGtaggttttttttataaaaatatatatgctgtTCGTTGGATATTATGGTTGAATTTCTACACTCTGCCTGAGTtagctcgagctcagtgtcgagcggtgcaatctgcttgAATTCCCTTGAGCTCtatgttgagcgagggtcgagcggtgcaatctgtctaagttcgctcgagctcagtgtcgagcgagggtcgagcggtgcaatctgcttgAATTCGCTCGAACTCCATGTTGaacgagggtcgagcggtgcaatctgcctgagttctctcgaactcagtgtcgagcgagggtcgagcggtgcaatctaaAGTCACTAAAATGATGTTTTGTAGTCTACTCAAGTTATTGGGTtatggtattttaattttttttttctaaagtcACTAAGTCATATTGAATGTAGCACTTTATTGTTGAATTtgctttcttaaatttttttgaaagtaTTGTTAAATAGTCTTTTAGTGAGATTGaattggttttaaattttaatatttattgttctatagaaacttattacactaattattggttgtttatttttctagatggatTCTTCAACTTCAACAAATGATGTCCAGGAGTCAATAAAAAGCCCAAATATGCCTCCGCCTCCACCCCCATCCAATGTAAGTGATAAATCTAACATTGGTGGGTCACAAAGTGGTAGAGTTAGTTCAATAGTTTGGGATCATTTTACAAGAATACCAAAAGGTGATCCCACTAAACCTAGGGCTGCAtgtaattattgtggtgttTCATATGCATATGATACAAAGATCAATGGTACAGAGTCTATGAAGcatcacattgagaagcaatgtaagAAAGACCCTTTTAAGAATACGGATAAGTCTCAGACAACTCTAGGTTGGAAGGTGGAGGGAG
This genomic window from Carya illinoinensis cultivar Pawnee chromosome 7, C.illinoinensisPawnee_v1, whole genome shotgun sequence contains:
- the LOC122314761 gene encoding prolyl endopeptidase-like isoform X1, whose amino-acid sequence is MLSYARHTHAIFTFPAFNIPRNTRRQLCLAILSHRLRLLKVKQTPNPKPEPYFKIFKSSTSVSSCSSRTMGSLCAVEEPLLYPTARRDESVVDDYHGVKVADPYRWLEDPDAEEVKDFVQKQVKLTESVLEKCESREKLREKITKLFDYPRYDAPFRRGDKYFYFHNTGLQAQNVLYAQDSLDGKPEVLLDPNVLSEDGTVSLNMLSVSEDAKYLAYGLSTSGSDWVTIKVMRVDDKKVEADTLSWVKFSSISWTHDGKGFFYSRYPAPKEGENIDAGTETNSNLYHELYYHLLGTNQSEDILCWRDSENPKYMFTADVTDDGKYVLLYIEEDCDPVNKFYYCDLSVLPNGLVGLKGKNDLLPFIKHIDEFGAQYRVIANDDTVFTFRTNKDAPKYKLVRVDLKEPTVWSDVIQEAENDVLESACAVNGNQMIVRYLSDVKYILQIRDLMSGSFLHQLPIDIGTVYGISARREDSIVFIGFTSFLSPGIIYQCNLEAEVPKLKTFREIVVPGFDHSEFHVDQVFATSKDGTKIPMFIIARKNILLDGSHPCLLYGYGGFNVSLTPSFSVGRIVLTRHLGTVYCIANIRGGGEYGEEWHKAGSLAKKQNCFDDFISAGEYLISAGYTQPKKLCIEGGSNGGLLIGACINQKPDLFGCALAHVGVMDMLRFHKFTIGHAWTSDFGCSDKEEEFHWLIKYSPLHNVRRPWEQHPDQPSQYPPTMLLTADHDDRVVPLHSLKLLATMQYVLCTSLEKSPQVNPIIGRIECKAGHGAGRPTQKLIDEAADRYGFMAKMLDASWID
- the LOC122314761 gene encoding prolyl endopeptidase-like isoform X2 gives rise to the protein MLSYARHTHAIFTFPAFNIPRNTRRQLCLAILSHRLRLLKVKQTPNPKPEPYFKIFKSSTSVSSCSSRTMGSLCAVEEPLLYPTARRDESVVDDYHGVKVADPYRWLEDPDAEEVKDFVQKQVKLTESVLEKCESREKLREKITKLFDYPRYDAPFRRGDKYFYFHNTGLQAQNVLYAQDSLDGKPEVLLDPNVLSEDGTVSLNMLSVSEDAKYLAYGLSTSGSDWVTIKVMRVDDKKVKFSSISWTHDGKGFFYSRYPAPKEGENIDAGTETNSNLYHELYYHLLGTNQSEDILCWRDSENPKYMFTADVTDDGKYVLLYIEEDCDPVNKFYYCDLSVLPNGLVGLKGKNDLLPFIKHIDEFGAQYRVIANDDTVFTFRTNKDAPKYKLVRVDLKEPTVWSDVIQEAENDVLESACAVNGNQMIVRYLSDVKYILQIRDLMSGSFLHQLPIDIGTVYGISARREDSIVFIGFTSFLSPGIIYQCNLEAEVPKLKTFREIVVPGFDHSEFHVDQVFATSKDGTKIPMFIIARKNILLDGSHPCLLYGYGGFNVSLTPSFSVGRIVLTRHLGTVYCIANIRGGGEYGEEWHKAGSLAKKQNCFDDFISAGEYLISAGYTQPKKLCIEGGSNGGLLIGACINQKPDLFGCALAHVGVMDMLRFHKFTIGHAWTSDFGCSDKEEEFHWLIKYSPLHNVRRPWEQHPDQPSQYPPTMLLTADHDDRVVPLHSLKLLATMQYVLCTSLEKSPQVNPIIGRIECKAGHGAGRPTQKLIDEAADRYGFMAKMLDASWID